In Cyclopterus lumpus isolate fCycLum1 chromosome 17, fCycLum1.pri, whole genome shotgun sequence, a genomic segment contains:
- the pitrm1 gene encoding presequence protease, mitochondrial translates to MFRQTKSALQKLRHLSFNAQQHSWRLKSSSAKERACQYQPGQKIHGFTVREVVVVPDLFLTAVKLTHDRTGAQHLHAARDDSNNLFSVQFRTTPMDSTGVPHILEHTVLCGSKKFPCRDPFFKMLNRSLSTFMNAFTASDYTMYPFSTQNGKDFQNLLSVYLDAVFFPCLREQDFWQEGWRLENENPTDLNSPLVFKGVVFNEMKGAFSDNERVYAQHLQNKLYPDHTYSVVSGGEPLAIPELTWEQLRQFHTTHYHPSNARFFTYGDLPLEQHLEQIEEEALSKFERINPNTEVPSQPHWSSPREDHVTCSPDAMAPDPARQDTLCVSYLLGDITDTFEGFTLSLLSSLMISGPNSPFYKALIEPKIGTDFSSVVGYDGSTKEASFSIGLQGMAEEDRGRVKQIISRTLDDIIEEGFEEERIEALLHKIEIQMKHQSTNFGLSLASYIASSWNHDGNPVEMLQLSNSVAEFRRALEENPRFLQDKVQHYFKENTHRLTLSMSPDKAYLEKQAKAEEEKLQKKIGALSDADRKEIYEKGLELLVAQSENQDASCLPALKVSDIEPTMPITPVQISTVGGVPVQCCEQPTNGLVYFRAMCSLNTLPEDLRLYIPLFCSIITKMGCGALDYRQQAQQMDLRTGGMSVSPLVTADSTQLDMYEQGVLLYSSCLDRNLPHMFQLWSDIFNSSHFDDKERLRVLVMMSAQELANGISDSGHMYAMTRAARHLTPAGDLNETFGGMEQVKFMKKMAEMSDLDKVIRMLPRIKKHILNPDNMRCAINTTPQKMSNTSAHLETFMKDVAGTRKTRKPVRTNIIERPLDPLDDSGLSRKLISELNFQPCQMKTFFQLPFPVNFVSESIRAVPFSHEDYASLGILARMMTAKFLHGEIREKGGAYGGGARMAGGLFTFYSYRDPNAVQTLSAFRRGVDWAKSGRFTLQDIDEAKLSVFSAVDSPVAPASKGIGRFLSGVTDEMLQEHRERLFAVTHKSLLDVAERYLGAGHRTCGVAILGPENETIKNDPSWIVK, encoded by the exons ATGTTTCGACAAACTAAGTCGGCGCTGCAGAAACTTCGACACCTCAG TTTCAATGCACAGCAGCATTCATGGAGGCTGAAGAGCTCTTCGGCAAAGGAGAGGGCATGTCAGTACCAACCGGGACAGAAAATCCATGGCTTTACAGTCAGAGAG GTTGTGGTGGTCCCTGACTTGTTTCTCACAGCTGTGAAGTTGACCCACGATAGAACTGGAGCTCAGCACCTCCATGCAGCCAGAGATGACTCCAATAACCTCTTCAG TGTGCAGTTCAGGACGACCCCCATGGACAGCACGGGGGTCCCACACATCCTGGAGCACACGGTGCTGTGTGGATCCAAGAAGTTTCCCTGCAGAGACCCTTTCTTCAAGATGCTCAACAGGTCGCTGTCCACCTTCATGAATGCTTTCACAG CCAGTGACTACACCATGTATCCGTTCTCAACCCAAAACGGGAAGGACTTCCAGAACCTTCTGTCAGTCTATCTAGATGCAGTTTTCTTCCCTTGTTTACGAGAGCAGGACTTCTG GCAGGAGGGCTGGAGGCTGGAGAACGAAAACCCCACAGATCTCAACTCCCCTCTGGTGTTTAAAGGAGTGGTGTTCAATGAAATGAAGGGGGCTTTT TCAGACAACGAGCGCGTGTACGCCCAGCACCTCCAGAACAAGCTGTACCCGGACCACACCTACTCTGTGGTGTCGGGAGGGGAGCCTCTGGCCATCCCCGAGCTCACCTGGGAGCAGCTCAGGCAGTTCCACACCACACACTACCACCCCAGCAACGCCAG GTTCTTCACCTATGGAGATTTGCCGTTGGAGCAGCACCTGGAGCAGATTGAAGAGGAAGCTCTGTCCAAGTTTGAACGCATCAACCCGAACACCGAGGTCCCGTCCCAGCCGCACTGGAGCAGCCCT AGGGAAGACCACGTGACCTGCAGCCCTGACGCAATGGCTCCAGATCCAGCCAGGCAGGACACGCTGTGTGTGAGCTACCTGCTGGGAGA CATCACCGACACGTTCGAAGGATTCACTCTCAGCCTGCTGTCGTCGCTGATGATCTCTGGACCAAACTCTCCTTTCTACAAGGCCCTCATTGAGCCCAAGATAGGAACCGACTTCTCCTCCGTCGTAGG ATACGACGGCAGCACCAAGGAGGCGTCGTTCAGCATCGGGCTGCAGGGAATGGCtgaggaggacagggggagggtGAAGCAGATCATCAGCCGAACCCTCGATGACATCATCGA AGAAGGCTTTGAGGAGGAACGAATCGAGGCGCTCCTCCATAAGATCGAGATCCAGATGAAACACCAGTCCACGAACTTCGGCCTGTCTCTGGCCTCG TATATTGCGTCATCGTGGAACCACGACGGCAACCCGGTGGAGATGCTGCAGCTCAGCAACAGCGTTGCAGAGTTCAGACGGGCCCTGGAGGAAAACCCACGCTTCCTGCAGGACAAAGTCCAACACTACTTTAAG GAGAACACCCACAGACTGACCCTGTCCATGAGCCCAGACAAGGCCTACTTGGAGAAGCAGGCCAAGGCCGAGGAAGAGAAGCTCCAGAAGAAGATCGGAGCTCTGTCTGACGCAGACAGAAAAGAGATCTATGAGAAAG GTCTGGAGCTGCTCGTGGCTCAGAGTGAAAACCAGGATGCCTCCTGTTTGCCTGCGCTCAAAGTGTCTGACATTGAGCCCACGATGCCCATCACGCCTGTTCAGATCAGCACCGTCG GCGGCGTGCCCGTCCAGTGCTGTGAGCAGCCGACCAACGGCTTGGTTTACTTCCGGGCCATGTGCAGCCTCAACACGCTGCCGGAGGACCTCCGGCTTTACATCCCGCTCTTCTGCAGCATCATTACCAA GATGGGCTGCGGCGCTCTGGACTACAGGCAACAGGCTCAGCAGATGGATCTGAGGACGGGGGGCATGtccgtctctcccctggtcaccGCCGACTCCACCCAGCTGGACATGTACGAGCAG GGTGTCCTGCTGTACTCCTCCTGCCTGGACAGGAACCTCCCTCACATGTTTCAGCTGTGGAGCGACATATTCAACAG CTCCCACTTTGACGACAAGGAGCGCCTCAGGGTGCTGGTGATGATGTCGGCGCAGGAGCTGGCCAACGGCATCTCCGACTCCGGTCACATGTACGCCATGACCCGTGCAGCGAGACACCTGACTCCAGCAGGAGATCTCAACGAGACCTTCGGCGGGATGGAGCAG GTGAAGTTTATGAAGAAGATGGCCGAGATGTCCGACCTCGACAAAGTCATCCGGATGTTACCCAGGATCAAGAAACACATCCTGAACCCCGACAACATGAG gTGTGCGATCAACACGACGCCACAGAAAATGTCCAACACGTCGGCGCATCTGGAGACTTTTATGAAGGACGTCGCCGGTACCAGAAAAACACGCAAACCTGTCCGGACTAATATTATTGAG aggccTCTTGACCCCCTGGACGACTCCGGACTGAGTCGGAAACTAATTTCC GAGCTGAATTTCCAGCCGTGTCAGATGAAAACGTTCTTCCAGCTTCCCTTCCCCGTTAACTTTGTCAGCGAGAGTATTCGCGCGGTACCGTTCTCCCATGAGGACTACGCCAG TTTGGGCATCTTGGCGAGGATGATGACGGCAAAGTTTCTCCACGGAGAGATCCGGGAGAAGGGCGGAGCCTACGGGGGCGGGGCCAGGATGGCAGGAGGTCTTTTCACCTTTTACTCATACAG GGACCCCAACGCGGTGCAGACCTTGTCCGCGTTCCGGAGAGGCGTCGACTGGGCGAAGTCGGGACGGTTCACCCTGCAGGACATCGACGAGGCCAAACTGTCGGTGTTCTCGGCCGTCGACTCGCCGGTGGCCCCCGCGAGCAAag GAATTGGGCGCTTCCTCAGCGGCGTCACCGATGAGATGCTTCAGGAGCACCGAGAGAGACTCTTCGCCGTCACTCACAAAAGCCTGCTGGACGTGGCCGAAAG GTACCTCGGCGCTGGTCACAGGACGTGTGGCGTCGCCATCTTGGGTCCAGAGAACGAGACGATTAAAAACGATCCCTCGTGGATCGTAAAATAA